In the Engystomops pustulosus chromosome 2, aEngPut4.maternal, whole genome shotgun sequence genome, one interval contains:
- the LOC140117838 gene encoding retinol dehydrogenase 16-like isoform X2 produces the protein MWLVVLALVVLLLVYRWHRQSRILENLSDKYVFITGCDTGFGNSLAKQLDKRGMKVLASCLTEKGAENLKKETSSRLQTTILDISDSKNVSSVAEWVSHVVGDKGLWGLVNNAGIPGQLVPLGWLKKNDFLKVLDVNLLGMVDVTLSLLPLVIKAKGRIVNVSSVIGRLPVIPGGYALAKFGVEAFSDTLRREVNDFGVKVSIVEPGAFNTNIQSFLTVIKKNTEDKFHLLPAETKNIYGEQYLKKYLQNIDELSTKSSSRIYLVTDCMEHALTACHPWTRYSAGLDAKLFYIPLSYLPTFITDYVLSLYAPKPAQGMK, from the exons ATGTGGCTCGTTGTGTTGGCCCTAGTGGTTTTGCTCTTAGTGTACAGATGGCACAGACAAAGTCGGATATTGGAGAATCTCTCAGATAAATATGTCTTCATCACCGGATGTGACACTGGATTTGGAAACTCACTGGCAAAGCAACTGGACAAACGTGGAATGAAGGTTCTAGCCTCTTGCCTGACAGAGAAGGGGGCTGAGAACTTGAAGAAGGAGACCTCGAGTAGATTACAAACTACAATATTGGATATTTCTGACAGCAAGAATGTGAGCTCTGTAGCCGAGTGGGTGTCTCATGTTGTTGGGGACAAGG GACTCTGGGGTCTAGTGAACAATGCTGGAATACCAGGTCAATTGGTTCCCCTTGGATGGCTGAAAAAAAATGACTTTCTCAAGGTTTTAGATGTGAACTTACTGGGGATGGTTGATGTGACACTATCGTTACTGCCACTGGTCATAAAAGCCAAAGGAAGGATTGTTAATGTCTCCAGTGTTATCGGCAGATTGCCTGTTATTCCAGGAGGTTACGCTCTTGCCAAATTTGGTGTAGAAGCCTTCTCCGATACTTTAAG GCGGGAAGTTAATGATTTTGGAGTAAAGGTTTCCATAGTTGAGCCAGGGGCTTTCAACACCAACATACAATCATTTTTAACTGTAattaagaaaaatacagaagATAAATTTCATTTGCTGCCAGCTGAGACCAAGAATATCTACGGAGAACAATATCTAAAGAAAT ATTTACAAAATATAGATGAATTGTCTACAAAAAGTTCTTCCAGGATATACTTGGTAACAGACTGTATGGAGCATGCACTGACCGCCTGTCACCCCTGGACAAGATACTCTGCTGGATTAGATGCCAAACTATTCTACATTCCTCTTTCCTACCTCCCAACATTCATTACGGATTATGTGTTATCACTGTATGCACCAAAACCAGCTCAAGGAATGAAGTGA
- the LOC140117838 gene encoding retinol dehydrogenase 16-like isoform X1, translating to MNHIRSILQHIELLKSYQKVVLLLVYRWHRQSRILENLSDKYVFITGCDTGFGNSLAKQLDKRGMKVLASCLTEKGAENLKKETSSRLQTTILDISDSKNVSSVAEWVSHVVGDKGLWGLVNNAGIPGQLVPLGWLKKNDFLKVLDVNLLGMVDVTLSLLPLVIKAKGRIVNVSSVIGRLPVIPGGYALAKFGVEAFSDTLRREVNDFGVKVSIVEPGAFNTNIQSFLTVIKKNTEDKFHLLPAETKNIYGEQYLKKYLQNIDELSTKSSSRIYLVTDCMEHALTACHPWTRYSAGLDAKLFYIPLSYLPTFITDYVLSLYAPKPAQGMK from the exons TGGTTTTGCTCTTAGTGTACAGATGGCACAGACAAAGTCGGATATTGGAGAATCTCTCAGATAAATATGTCTTCATCACCGGATGTGACACTGGATTTGGAAACTCACTGGCAAAGCAACTGGACAAACGTGGAATGAAGGTTCTAGCCTCTTGCCTGACAGAGAAGGGGGCTGAGAACTTGAAGAAGGAGACCTCGAGTAGATTACAAACTACAATATTGGATATTTCTGACAGCAAGAATGTGAGCTCTGTAGCCGAGTGGGTGTCTCATGTTGTTGGGGACAAGG GACTCTGGGGTCTAGTGAACAATGCTGGAATACCAGGTCAATTGGTTCCCCTTGGATGGCTGAAAAAAAATGACTTTCTCAAGGTTTTAGATGTGAACTTACTGGGGATGGTTGATGTGACACTATCGTTACTGCCACTGGTCATAAAAGCCAAAGGAAGGATTGTTAATGTCTCCAGTGTTATCGGCAGATTGCCTGTTATTCCAGGAGGTTACGCTCTTGCCAAATTTGGTGTAGAAGCCTTCTCCGATACTTTAAG GCGGGAAGTTAATGATTTTGGAGTAAAGGTTTCCATAGTTGAGCCAGGGGCTTTCAACACCAACATACAATCATTTTTAACTGTAattaagaaaaatacagaagATAAATTTCATTTGCTGCCAGCTGAGACCAAGAATATCTACGGAGAACAATATCTAAAGAAAT ATTTACAAAATATAGATGAATTGTCTACAAAAAGTTCTTCCAGGATATACTTGGTAACAGACTGTATGGAGCATGCACTGACCGCCTGTCACCCCTGGACAAGATACTCTGCTGGATTAGATGCCAAACTATTCTACATTCCTCTTTCCTACCTCCCAACATTCATTACGGATTATGTGTTATCACTGTATGCACCAAAACCAGCTCAAGGAATGAAGTGA